CCAGTGGTGCCGGGTGACGCTGCGCGCCATCGTCCGTCCCGCCGCGGCGCTGCCCCGCACCACCAGCAGCGCGGCCAGCCCGACCGGCGGCCGCCCGCCGGGACGGGCCAGCCGGGGCGCCAGCCGGCCGGTGGCCCCGGCGAGCACCCCGGCTGCGGCCAGCACGCCGGGGCGGCGGCCGGTCAGCACCAGCGCCCAGGCCGCCGCCGTCCACGGGGAGAGCACCACCGGGGCGACCACGGGGCCGTGCCGGGCGGCCAGCAGCGCGGCACCGGTGCCGTAGAAGGCGCGGCGGCGCAGCCACGCCCCCGTCGCCGACCGGTGGTCGTGGGCGACGGCGGCCGACGGCTCGTAACGCACCCGCCAGCCGGCCGCGACCAGCCGCCACACCAGGTCGACGTCCTCGGCGACCGGCATCGACTCGTCGAACCCGTCACCCAGCGCCGCGCGGCGGGCCAGCAGGGCCGCGCTGGGCAGGTAAGACACCGCCGTCCCGGGGGCGACGGGAGCGGGGTCCGGCCCCATGTCCAGTGCGCTCACCGCGGCCTCGTACGGCACCACCCAGCCCCCGGCGCGCGGGTCCAGCGGCACGACCCGCGGGGCGACCAGCGCCAGCCGCGGGTCGGCGGTGTGCCCGGCCAGCGGCACCGTCCAGCCCGGCAGCGGCACGCAGTCGGAGTCGAGGAACGCGACCAGGTCGCTGCCGGCCGCCCGCAGGCCGGCGTTGCGGGCCGCGGCCGGGCCGCGGGCGGTCGGGTGCCGCAGCACCCGGGCGCCGTGCCGGGTGGCGATCCCCGCCACGGCGGCGGCGTCGGCCGACCCGTCGTCGACCACGAGCACCGGGACGCCGGCGGTGTCCGGGTCGGCGCGCAGCGCGGCCAGCAGCCGGGTCAGCCCGGCCGGGCGGTCCCGCACCGGCACCACGACGGTGAGGTCGGTCGTCGCGCCGGCGCCGGGCTCCGGGTGGGCCAGGTCCGGGTGGGCGAGGCCGGCGTCCAGCAGCCGGGCGGCCAGCGCGGCGGTGGTCGCGTCGGTGACCACCAGCCGGTCGGCGCGCAGCAGGTCGCGGGCCCGCGGCCGCAGCCGGACCAGCCGCAGGGGGGAGCCGCCGAGCAGCGCCGTCCCGCCGTCCCGGCGCCGGACGCGTGGGTCCAGGCGGACGGCGGTGCCGTCGGGCAGCCGGTCGGGCGGGGGGACGGCGACGCGCGGCCCGCCGGTCACCCCGCGGCCAGGACCTCGGCGGTGGTCGCGACCTCCACCAGCGGGGCGTAGCAGCCGAGGATGCGCATGGTGTCGTCGTGGGCCTGGTCGTCCGCGCCAGCACACGCGTCGGACACCACCCGCACCCGCACGCCGGCGTCCGCGGCGGGCAGCACGGTGGACAGCACGCAGCAGTCGGTGGCCACCCCGGCGACGGTGACCGGGCCCTCGCCGACCAGCGCGGCGACCTCGGGGACCCACTTGCCGAAGGTGGGCGCGTCGACGACGGGGGAGGCGCCCGGGTCCTCGGCGAGCTGGAACAGCGGGATGGCGTGCGGCTGGGTGAAGTGGTCGTACTTGGCGTAGTAGTCGGCCCACGCGCCGGTCGGCTCCTCGGGGACGACGAAGCGGGTGAAGACGACGCGGTCGCCGAACGCCGCGACCAGGGAGCGGACGCGCGGGCGGATCTCGTCGAACCGGGGCGTCGTCCACGGCGAGCCGCGGTCGCGGAAGACCTCCTGGTAGTCGACGACGACCAGCCAGCCGGGCGGGCTCCCCATGCGCCGGACGATAACCGCCGCTCAGCCGCGCAGCCGCCCGGAGGGGTCGACGTCCCAGCCCCGGACGGCGGCGGCCAGCCGCCCGGCCAGGCCCTCGAGCAGCGCCGCGCCCTCGCGCGCCGACGCGCCGGCCGGGTCACCGAGCACGCCGGTGGGGCTGACCGCCCGCACGCCCTCGGCGCGCAGCCGGGGAAACAGCTCGGCGATCGGCGTGGTGTCCCCCGCGACCGCCCGGTCGATGCGGACGGCGTCGGGTTCCACGTGCAACATGACCGACGTCTCGGTCCGCCCGGCGTGCGCGTCGCCGCCGGGCGGGGCGCACGGGAACCAGCCGACCTCGCGGCCCTCTCCGCGCAGCCGCGCCCCGGCGGTGCGCAGCGCGTCGAGGTTGCCGCCGTGCCCGTTGACCAGGACCAGCCGCCCGGCCCAGCGGCAGGCCGACCGGCCGTACTCGACCAGCAGCCCGGTCAGCGCCTCGGTGCCGAGGGAGACGGTGCCGGGGAAGTCCTCGTGCTCGCCGCTGGCGCCGTAGGCCAGGGCCGGGGCGAGCAGCGCGCCGTCGAGAACGTCGACGGCGGCCTCGGCGACCGCGCAGGCCACGGTGGTGTCGGTGGCCAGCGGCAGGTGGTGGCCGTGCTGCTCGACCGCGCCGAGCGGCACGAGCAGCAGCGGGCGCTCGGGCAGGTCGGGCCAGGTGGCGCCGGCGAGGGTGGTCACCGGGGCACGGTAGTCAGACCGCCAGCCCGGCGCGGTCGCCGTCCCGGGTGGCGTCGCCGGCCCGCCGCGGGGTGAGGCAGTCGCCGATCCGGTGCACCTCCAGGCCGCTGTCCCGCAGCGCCGCCCACAGCGCGTCGTCGGCGCGCGGCGGCGCGACGGTGACCACCCGGTCGACGGTGCGCTCCTCGGTGTCGCCGGTCGGGTGGTGCAGCAGCCGCACGGTGCGGCCGTCGACGGCGGTGACCAGCCGCTCCGTCGTCCGCCGGATGCCCAGGGCCGCCGCGCGCCGCTCCCAGCCGGGCCGCTCCAGGGTCAGGCCCAGGTCCTGGCCGGCGACCAGCGCCGCGGTGACCACCTCGACGGTGCAGCCGCGGCCGGCGAGCAGCTCGGCGACCGAGGTGGCCGCGGTGGTGCCGAGGTCGTCGACGACGAGCACGGCACCGGCCGGTGCGTCGGTACCGGAGAGCACGTCGCGGACGTCGACCACCCGGTCGCTCTCCCCCGCCCAGGCCGGCCGCGCCGGGCGGGCGCCGGTGGCGAGGACGACGGCGTCCGGGGCCTCGGCGAGGACGGCCGCCGCGGTGGCGCGCACGCCGGTGCGCACGGTCACGCCGGCGCGCGCGCACTCGGCGGCCAGGTCGTCGACCAGCGGTCGCAGCCCCTCCCGGCCGGGGGCGGACGCCGCGAGCCGGACCGCGCCGCCGGTGCACGGCGCCTGCTCCCAGACGGTGACCGCGTGCCCGCGGGCGGCCGCGGTGGCCGCGGCGCGCAGCCCGGCCGGCCCTCCCCCGACGACCAGCACCCGA
This window of the Geodermatophilus sp. DSM 44513 genome carries:
- the mftF gene encoding mycofactocin biosynthesis glycosyltransferase MftF (Members of this protein family, MftF, are glycosyltransferases, members of PF00535 (glycosyl transferase family 2). The encoding gene is found as part of the mycofactocin cassette, in Mycobacterium tuberculosis, many other Actinobacteria, and occasional members of other lineages. Mycofactocin itself, a putative redox carrier, is a heavily modified derivative of the C-terminal Val-Tyr dipeptide of the mycofactocin precursor MftA (TIGR03969).), with the translated sequence MTGGPRVAVPPPDRLPDGTAVRLDPRVRRRDGGTALLGGSPLRLVRLRPRARDLLRADRLVVTDATTAALAARLLDAGLAHPDLAHPEPGAGATTDLTVVVPVRDRPAGLTRLLAALRADPDTAGVPVLVVDDGSADAAAVAGIATRHGARVLRHPTARGPAAARNAGLRAAGSDLVAFLDSDCVPLPGWTVPLAGHTADPRLALVAPRVVPLDPRAGGWVVPYEAAVSALDMGPDPAPVAPGTAVSYLPSAALLARRAALGDGFDESMPVAEDVDLVWRLVAAGWRVRYEPSAAVAHDHRSATGAWLRRRAFYGTGAALLAARHGPVVAPVVLSPWTAAAWALVLTGRRPGVLAAAGVLAGATGRLAPRLARPGGRPPVGLAALLVVRGSAAAGRTMARSVTRHHWPLALAAAAVSRRARRLAVAAAVADAVLAWWPHRARVGPLRFAAGRRLEDLAYGAGLWWGALRARDARALLPARPAPMPLAPGRLRTTGSLVQSTASGHDGRTMDPSPRTTP
- a CDS encoding cysteine hydrolase family protein; the protein is MGSPPGWLVVVDYQEVFRDRGSPWTTPRFDEIRPRVRSLVAAFGDRVVFTRFVVPEEPTGAWADYYAKYDHFTQPHAIPLFQLAEDPGASPVVDAPTFGKWVPEVAALVGEGPVTVAGVATDCCVLSTVLPAADAGVRVRVVSDACAGADDQAHDDTMRILGCYAPLVEVATTAEVLAAG
- the mftE gene encoding mycofactocin biosynthesis peptidyl-dipeptidase MftE, encoding MTTLAGATWPDLPERPLLLVPLGAVEQHGHHLPLATDTTVACAVAEAAVDVLDGALLAPALAYGASGEHEDFPGTVSLGTEALTGLLVEYGRSACRWAGRLVLVNGHGGNLDALRTAGARLRGEGREVGWFPCAPPGGDAHAGRTETSVMLHVEPDAVRIDRAVAGDTTPIAELFPRLRAEGVRAVSPTGVLGDPAGASAREGAALLEGLAGRLAAAVRGWDVDPSGRLRG